In Phycisphaerales bacterium, the sequence CTCGTGGATGCGCCCCTCGAGATCACGGCGGTCATCGATGACAACCCGGCCCTCGCGGGGACGCTGATCGAAGGAAAGCCGGTCGTCACGATCGAAAACGCCTTGGCCATTGGCTTCGACGCCGTGATTCTGTCCTCCGACGCCCACGAGAAGGCGTTGTGGGAGTCGAGCCGACCCTTGCGTGAGGCCGGCATTGCTGTTCTTCCGTTGTACGAGGCATCGCTTCTTCGCCATGTGTCCAAGGCCGCCTGAGCACGAGGTCCCGTTCCATGACCACCACCTTTGCCGCCTGTGAGCAGGAGTTCTTCACCCGGTTTGCCGGGATGGGGTTCGAACCCACATGCATCCTGGACATCGGCGGCTCGAACGCCGCGTGGTCCACGACGATCCACAGCGTCTTTCCCGACGCTCGATATGAGATCTTCGAGCCGCTCGCGGGGCGTCGCGAGGACTACGACCGGATCCTCGAGTGGGCATTGCGGACACATCCAAACTTCAGGCTGCACACCATCGCCCTTGGGGCTGACAATAGCGACGCCGAGTTCTGGAGCGAGCCGGCGGGTGTCGGCTCGTCGCTGCTCGTTTCGAACGTGCCGAAGGATCAGAAGATAACTGTTCCTGTCCGGCGACTGGATGACTATCTCGCGGACCAGCGTCTCTCACAGCCCCAGTTGATCAAGATCGACGTGCAGGGTGGGGAGCGCGAGGTGATCACCGGTGGCGCCAAGACGATCGAGGCGGCGGATGTGCTGCACCTCGAGACGTGGCTGACGCGCGGATATGGCCCAGCGACGCCTCTACTCACCGAACTCATTGACACGCTCCGCCCGATGGGGCACGTGCTGGTGCAACTCGGCGATTTCTGGCGCAAACCGAGCCAGGAACTCGCGAGCATCGATGCGTTCTTTGTGCACACGCGGATGATCGATCGCCTGGCCAACCGGGGAGAGTTCCCTTGGCCCGCCACGTGGTCGTCCGCGGCCTGATCCACACACCGCCTTAGGTTCTGAAAGCGAGCGTCGCATGAGAGTTCTCGTCACTGGTTCATCCGGGCTGATCGGCTCCGAGGCCGTCGCGTTCTTTGATTCGCTCGGCTTCGACGTTCTCGGCGTGGACAACAACATGCGCCGGGACTTCTTCGGGCCCAAGGGCGATACCACGCCCAACCTCGCGCGTCTTGTCGCGTCGTGCAAACGCTTCAAGCACTCGCCGCTCGATATCAGGGATCGCGAGGGCGTTGAGCGGATCTTCCGCAACGAATCCATCGATCTCGTCATCCATGCCGCGGCCCAGCCCAGCCATGACCTTGCCGCGTCGCGCGTGTACGACGACTTCGCCGTGAACGCCCTGGGCACGCTGAATCTCCTCGAGTCCTGCCGCCTGCACCGCCCGGAGGCGGTCTTCATCCAGGTCTCGACGAACAAGGTCTATGGCGATGCGCCCAACGCGCTCCCGATGCACGAGCTCGAGACGAGATTCGATTATGCCGACGTCGCGCTCGAGCAGGGGATCGACGAGTCGCTGACCATCGACCAATCCACGCACTCGCTCTTTGGCGTCTCGAAGGCCTCGGGCGACCTGCTCGCGCAGGAGTATGGGCGGTATTTCGGGCTGAAGACCGGCGTATTCCGCGGCGGCTGCCTCACCGGGCCACAACACGCGGGCGTCGAACTCCACGGCTTTCTGAACTACCTCGTCGCCACCGCGCTCGACGAGCGACCCTACACGATCTTCGGCTACAAGGGCAAGCAGGTCCGCGACCAGATCCATTGCCACGATGTCGTCTCCGCCTTCTGGGCCTTCGCCCAGAAGCCGCGTGCGGGCGAGGTCTACAACCTCGGCGGCGGGAAGGCCAACGCCGCGAGCCTCATCGAGTGCATCGAACTCATCGCGGATCGCACGGGCAAGAGCCCCGTCACGACGTACAACCCCACCAACCGCGTGGGCGACCATATCTGCTACTACACCAACATGGCGAAGTTCCGCAAGCACTTCCCCGCGTGGAAGCAGGAGTACTCGCTCGATCGCATCGTGGACGAGATGATCGATCGCGTGCGCGTCGCGAAGGCGGCCTGACCCTCGACCCGTGTTCTTACGACATCCACTCGCGCGGCACATCCCCCGCCGTTGCGCGGATCACCGACCGGATCCCGCCGCGCCCGCGCCAGTCTGTGCGCACGACGAGCCACTTCGTGCCCATGAGCGTCTGGAGGTCGTCGCGGATGCGGTTCGTCACGGCCTCGTAGAAGATCCCCGCGTTGCGGAATGACTGGAAGTAGAGTTTCAGGCTCTTGAGCTCCACGCACACGCCGCCTTTCGACGCGGGGCGCGGCTCGAAGCGGACGGTCACCGTGCCGAAGTCCGGGTGGCCCGTCTTGGGACAGACCGAGGTGAACTCGTCGGCGATGTGCTCCACGACGAACGGCGTCTCCGTCGGCGTGGGGAAGGCCTCGAGGAGCGAGGGGTCAATCGTTCCGTCTTTCATGTGTGCCTCCCTCGACCGCTGCCAACTCACACGTCGTGAGAGTCTCGTCAACTCGCCAACACGCTTCGATTACTGCTGCTGGTAGCGCGTGAGGAGTTCGACGATGAGCGGCTGGTTTCTGTCGATCTCGAGCGACCTTCGGAGCAGATCTGTGCCTTTGCGCCACATCGCGTCGTCGGCGTATTGCCCCTTGATCCACCGATTGAGCGAGACCACGCCAAGCCCGTTGAGCGCGGGGGTGTAGTTCTCGTCGATCTTGGTGGCCTGCCCGAAGGCGGTCTCGGCCGCGTCCATCTCGCCGAGTTTGAACCGGGCGTAGCCGAGCCGCTCGTAGGCGCCGGCGGAGGGCTCCTCGCGGATGAGTTGCTCGAGCGTGTTGGCCATCTCCTCGTAACGCTTCGCGCCCGAGAGCGACTGGGCCATGTTCATGAGGAGGGTCGGCGTGAGCGGGGTCAACTCGGCGGCCTGCTGGTACTCGAGAATCGCCTGGTCGTACCGCGCCAACTGCGAGTAGATCACGCCGAGGTTCACACGAGCCGGAGCGTTGCGCCCGTCGATCTCCACGGCGTGCTCGGCGTAGGGCACGGCCTTGTCCGGCTCCTTGAGTTGCAGGTACGCCGTCGCGAGGTTCATGTTGGCCTTGAAATCGTCGGGACTGAGACGGAGGGCGCGGATATACGCCACCACCGACTCGGAGATCCGGTCGAGCAGTTGCAGCATCAGCCCGTTGTTGTAATGAGCACTGAAGTTGGTCGGATCGATCTCGGCGGCCTGGGCATATCGCTGCTGCGCCGAACTGTGGTCACCTCGCTCGCGATAGATATCGCCCGCCTGCATGTACGCCGGGACGAGTTTGGGATTCTCCGCGATGGCGCGCTCGAAGGCAATCAACGCCTGATTGGCGAGGCCCTGCGATCGGAGCGTCTCGCCGTTGTTCAATGAGATCAGCGCCGAACTGATCTCCTCAGGGGTGTTCACCGTGGTTGGACGCGGATCGAAGACTGTGCGATCCGCGATCGTTGGCTTGGGCGCCTTGGCGTCGGGCTTGTCGAACGCCTGGCAGCCCCCGATCGCCAGCACGCCCGCCACTCCCACCAGCGCGAGCCTCGTGGAAGTGATCCTGCAGAGAGAGGAAGCGTGTCGGCCAAGGCCGGTGAACATGATCGGACCTCAAGGTTGGCGATTGAAGTTCTTGGGGCAGAAACGGTAGGCGTTCGGGACGATCGATGGGACCGCACGATGCGCCGACTCTTCACTATCGGCACATCGCCGCCGTGGTTCGCGCGATCCCCTGACATTCACGCGATTATCCGGACCCCGTGCATCACCCAACCAGACCCCGCAGTCGCGCCACGTTGAGCAGGTCGTGGTCCTGCCCGTCGGCGTCGTGGCCCTTGGGCGTTTCCATGATCATGGGACAACCGCGCAACTCTGGCCGATTCACGACGGCGGCAAAGCCGGAGTTGGATAGCCCGCCCCTTCCGCCGCCTTGCCCGATCGTCCCTGCCCCGATGTGCTCGTGGCGATCGAGTTTGCTCGTCGCGGCACCCTTGCTGTCGTTGAGGTGCATCACCCGCACGTGCGCCAGGCCGCAGAGTTCGTCGAACCGGTCGAGGACGGCGTCGGCCTGCGCGCGCGTCGAGAGGTCGTGCCCGGCGGCGTGCATGTGGCAGGTGTCCAGACAGAACCCGACACGAGAACCCTCGCCGGTCGCCTCGATGATCCGCGCGCGCAACACCTGGAGATCCTCGAACGGCCCACCCAGCGTCGAGCCGGCGCCCACCGTGCCCTCGAGGCAGGAGACGGTGCGAGAGCCCTTAGTCCTCTTGAAGAGTTCCACGTAGGCGCGTGCGATCCGCGCGATGCCTTGTTCGCGGGTCCAGCCGACGCTCGAGCCGGGATGGTGGACAAGAAAGGGGATGCCCAGGGTCTCGCAGCGTTCGATCTCGTCGGTCATGAGGTCCACGCTCTTGGCGAAGAGTTCATCGGAGACGCTCGCGAGATTGATGAGGTACGACGCGTGGGAGACGGTGCGCTCGTTCCAGCCGAGTCTCGCCTGCTCGGTTCGCCATTCTTCGACCATGGCCGGATCGAGAGGCTTGGCTTTCCATTGCTGCTGGTTCTTGGTGAAGACCTGGACGCCGTCGAGCCCGAGTCGCTCGGCGTCGTGGAGGGCGTTGACCATGGAGCCGGCGATGGAGAGATGCGAGCCAAAGAAGGGGCCGGTGACGTTGGCGGTACGAGCGGGCGCGGGCGTCGTGCGCGGTTTCGCTGGCGCTGCAGCGGTCGTGGTCTTCGGTCGTGATTTCGTAACGACACGCTTCTTCGGCGGCGGCTTCGGCGAAGTGGACTTCTTCGGCTTTGGTTTCGTGGCACGAATCGAACGCTTTGGTGGTGTGGCACGGGGCATGCCGCATCGTACATTCACCCAACCGTCGGACCGTGGTCCGGAGTGAAGCGGCTGCCGACCCCGTCACGTTCCGGGATCGCGTCGGATCGCCCCTGCTATTGTTTTGGCCCTGGAAGGAGGCGGGATGCCGGTGGTGGCGACCCGCGTGAACCTGCTCCGGGATGATCGAGAAAGAAGAAGTACCATGATGAAGGCTTTGCGTGTTCTCGTGTTGTTCGGTCTGGTGGCGATGCCGGTGAGGGCGTTGGCGGTGGACGATGCTCCGCCGGCGGATTCGGCGAAGGCGTCGGCGTCGCCTGTGGCGGCGGCGTTGACTCGTGCGGACGCGGCGGCGGCGGCGATCGTGGCCATCCCCAACGAGAAGCGAACCTTCGAGAACACGCTGGGCGCCATCGACGACCTGCTCTCTCGGCTCAACGGCGAGACGAGCATGGCGCAGTTCATGGCCTATGTCTCGACCGACGCCACCGAGCGAGAGATGGGCGAGAAGGCCGCCGAGGACGTCGCGAACTGGCTCATCACCTTCAGCAAGCGCAAGGACATGTTCAACGCGGTGAAGGCGTACGCGGACACGAACCCGACGCTGAGCGGTGAGCGGGCGCGATTGCTGCAGTTCGTCCTTCGCGACTTCAAGCGTGACGGGATGATGCTGAGCGACGCCGACCGTGCGCGACTCACCGACGTCCAGAAGGAGATCACGCGTCTGGGCATCGAGTTCGAGCGGAACATCCGCGAGGACGCGACGACGCTCTTCTTCTCGGCCCGTGAGTTGAGCGGGATGCCCGAGGAGTTCCTCAAGAATCTGCCGCAGGCGCGCGGGATGTACGAGGTCAACATGTCGTATCCGCAGTACATCCCCGTGCAGGAGATGTGCGAGGTCGAGGCGACGCGTCAGAAGATGTGGATCGCGTACAAGCGCCGCGGCGGGGAGAAGAACGTCGGTGTGCTCGAGCAGATCCTCAAGTTGCGCGCCGAGCAGGCGAGGCTGCTTGGCTTCGCGAACGCCGCGGACTTTGAGACCGAGGTGCTGATGTCGAAGACCTCGTCGAACGTGGCGTCGTTCTATGCGCAACTCACACCGCTGGTCCGCAAGAAGGCCGAGATCGACTTCGAGGAGATGCAGAATCTCAAGCGGACGCACATCGCCAGCGCCGATGCGGTGCTCGAACCATGGGACTACTCGTTCTACAAGACGCGCCTGCTCAAGGAGAAGTACAGCGTGGACCCCGAGGTCGTGCGTCAGTACTTCCCGATGCAATCGGTCGTCGAGGGGCTCTTCGAGGTCACGCAGCGGATCTACGGGCTGACCTATCGCGACGTCACGGCCGAGGCCAGCCAGCGCGGGCGCCACCTCTGGCACGAGGACGTGAAGTTGTATGAGGTCAGCGACAACGCCTCGGGCAAGGTCCTGGGCGAGTTCTATCTCGATCTGTACCCGCGTCCGAACAAGTACAACCATGCCGCCCAGTGGGGCCTGCTCGAGCACAAGTTCTTCATGGACGGGACGGAGCAGAAGCCCCTTGCGGCCCTGGTGTGCAACTTCACCAAGCCGACCGCCGACGCCCCGTCGCTCATGACCCACGACGAGGTCGAGACGTTCTTCCACGAGTTCGGGCACTGCCTGCACACGATCGTGTCGGAGGCGAGCCTCGGGCGATTCTCGGGGACGAGCGTCGAGCGTGACTTTGTCGAGGCGCCGAGCCAGATGTTCGAGAACTGGGTGTGGAACGCCGACGTCCTCAATCTCTTCGCGAAGCACTACAAGACCGGCGAGCCGCTCCCCAAGGCGACGCTCGACGGGATGATCGCCGCCCAGAAACTCGCGAGCGGCATGGACGCGCAGAACCAGGTCTTCTATGGACTCACCGACCAGCGCTACCACTCGGCGCCGGACGGCGTCGTGGACACGATCGCGGTCCAGGCGACAACATTCGAAGAGACCACGATGTTCAAGCCCGTTCCCGAGACGTTCTTCCAGGCGTCGTTCGGGCACCTCGTGGGGTATCAGGCCGGGTACTACGGCTACATGTGGTCGCTGGTGTACGCCTCGGATATGTTCACGCGGTTCAAGAAGGAGGGCCTGCTCAACCCCGAGGTAGGCCTCGACTATCGGCGCAAGGTCATCTCGCAGGGCGGCACCAAGGACGGGCTGGACCTCGTCCGCGACTTCCTCGGTCGCGAGCCCGACATGCGGGCGTTCCTCGAGCACCTGGGGCTGAGCGAGGCGAAGTAATCGATCTCTCCACGCGGAAGGAGACGACACGTTGGATGCCGACTCCGACGCGAAGCACACCCACGATCGCCCCGCGCTCCAATCGCGGGCGGGCGATCTTGCCATCCCGAGATCCACGAGCACCCGCCGAAATCAACGCGGTGTGCTTGTCGGTGATCGCGTTGCACGGTTCTTTCCCGCCGACGGACGCGACCCCGCGCCCTTCCCGGCGTATTTGAGAGCGCCCGAGCCGATCGGCCCGCTCCCGGTCGGCTGGAGTGTGCGCCCCACCGCCGCTCGTGTGGGCAAGGTGAGCGGCGTGGAGTTCCGCCTGCCGCGCGGGACGTCGTTCTATGGCACGGGGGAACAGGCGGGGCCGCTTCTTCGCAACGGCAGGCGCACGACGCTGTGGAACACCGACGCGTTCGATTACAACGACACCTCCCCGTCGCTCTACCAGTCGCATCCGTTCGTCCTTTGCGTTCGGCCCGACGGCACATCGGTCGGCATCATCGTCGAGACGACGCATCGGTGCGCGATCGACCTGCGTCGTCCGCGGGCCGCGTTCTTTGCGACGATGGGCCCGGCGCCGGCGTGCCTGGTGATCGAGCGCGACCATCCGCAGGAGGTCGTCGAGGAACTCGCGCGGCTGACGGGCCTGATGCCCATGCCTCCCGCGTGGGCGCTGGGGTACCACCAGTGCCGCTGGTCGTACGAATCGGCCGAGCGTGCCGAGTCCATCGCCAGGGGCTTCCGCGATCGCAAGATCCCCTGCGACTGCCTCTGGCTCGACATCGACTACATGCGCGGGTTCCGCTGCTTCACCTTCGACGACAAGGCCTTCCCCAACCCCAAGGCCTTCAACGACTCGCTCCACGAGCGGGGCTTCAAAGCCGTGTGGATGATCGATCCTGGGCTGAAGGTCGATCCGGAGTATTCGCCGTATGCCGAGGCGTCGAAGCGCGGGCTGCTCATCACGAGCGAGCACGGCGGGGAGTACCACGGCAAGGTCTGGCCGGGTGACTGCGCCTTCCCCGACTTCACCCGCGCCGACACGCGCGAGTGGTGGGCGACGCAGTACTCCGACTTTCTCGCCAAGGGCGTCGACGGCGTGTGGAACGACATGAACGAGCCGGCCGTCTTTGACGCCGGCGAGAAGACCATGCCCGCGACCAACCGCCACCAGGCCGACGACGACCTCGGCGGTCCGGGCGACCACGCGCGGTACCACAACATCTATGGCATGCAGATGGTCCGCGCCACCCGCACCGGCATCGAGCGCCTCCGCCCGGGGAAGCGCCCGTTCGTGCTCACCCGCGCCAACTTCCTCGGCGGGCAGCGATACGCCGCGTGCTGGACCGGCGACAACCGCAGCGACTGGCGCCACCTCCGATGGTCGATCCCCATGGCGCTCAATCTTTCATTGAGCGGGCAGCCGTTCTGCGGCCCCGACATCGGCGGGTTCGTGGGCAACGCCGACGCCGACCTCTTCGCGACGTGGATGGGCGTGGGGGCGCTCCTGCCCTTCGCGCGCGGGCACTCGATCAAGGAGTCGGTGCCGCACGAGCCGTGGTCGTTCGGCGAGACGTGCGAGCGGATCTGCCGGCTCGCGCTCGAGCGGCGGATGCGGCTTATTCCCTACCTCTATTCCCTCTTCCACATCGCCGCGACGAAGGGGACGCCGATCGTGCGGCCGGTCTTCTTCGATGATCCGAAGAACCCGCGCCTGCGCGCCCTCGACTCGGCGTTCCTGCTCGGGCCCGACATCCTCGTCGTGTGCGACCTCGCGCCGCGCGGGGACACCGCCGCGAACGCTGTCGCTCTCGCGAGTCCCGCCGTGACGGGCACGCCGAGTCATCCGGATTCCGCCGCGTCTTGCGCCTCGATCCCGGGCGTGCCGTCGCCTGTGGTCTTCAATCGTGCCGCGCCCGCCCACCCCCCCCAACCCGGCCCGTCGCCACACACGCAGATTCCCGGACATTGGATTCCCTTCGAGCCGCTGGATGTCTCCGCGCTCGCGCCCGAAGATGCCGCGCTCCTGCCGCGCCTGCCGAGGCTCTTTGTGAGGAAGGGCCGGGCGATCCCGCTCGGGCCCGTGACCCAGTTCATCACGACGCCGGTTCCCGATACCATCACCCTCGCCGCGGCCTTCGACGATCGCGGCGAGGCGCGATGCGCCCTGTACCAGGACGCGGGCGACGGGCCATGCCCGCCGTTCTCCAGTTCCGCTCCACAACCCGACCGCCCGGAACTCTTCCGCGTCTCCACGCTGCTCGTGCGGAAGGCCGAGCCCGGCCACGAGCCGACCGTCACGCCCGAGTCGCAGGCCGGCACGTTCGGCTCGCTGCCGGGGTTTGTGGTGCGGGGGGTGGGCGGGTAGGGCGCGTCTCCGAACCGGCAACAGTGCTTGATGTCACAACACCACGCCCCATTCCATCACGCTTTGACGAACATTGCGACGGTGTCGCACTGTGAACCGTGCGTCGACGGCATACCACGACTGTTTAGACAACTGGAATCATCGCGCATTGCGAATACGTTGCGCCCACAGCAACAATGTGGGATCAAGACCAGCGCACTCCTGTGAATCGACAACGACGATCGCAATCTGGTACTCGATGTCCCTGTACTCCATCGGGAGTTCGCCATTTGACTGCCTTGCCGCCTCCATTCGTGCGTGCGCCAGACTCGCGAGTGTGAGTCTGTCAGCACACGCGACACCCACGGGACGGAGTGATGCGACAATCACCGCCGAGTGGATGACCTGAGCATTTGTGCTGTTGGGATAGTCCTGCCAGAGCGCAAGATACTTCTCAGTCGCTGAATGCAAATCACCCATCGATTGGATCCAGGATGCCTGCGAGAATCGCAGCCCGATGACGTGCGATTCGGGCATCTCACTCATCACGCTGGCGTCGCGGAGGATCGCGTCCACACGACGAACCGCTTCCGGCTTTCTTGGCCCGTCTGAGCAGAGGATCGCCGCATTCTGCATGGCGTAGCGAACATCATTCCTTGAGGCACTTTGGCGATTTGAAACAACCGAGTCATACAGCGTGATCGCGGCGTCACTGTTCCCGGCAGAGAATGCTTCAAGGTCGGCACGGTCCATCGCGAGCGTCGCGTCGAGGTGCGACTCGAGCCCGCCAAGTTGCCCATTGCGCTGGATACACGATGACGCCGCATCCAGGGATTCTCGCGCGGCGGCCAGATTGTGCTGAGACCTGTGGATTTTTGAACGCAATCTGTAGCACTCGATCCGATACAATGGATCACTCGCGTTCGAGATGATCGCATTCAACTCTGACATCGCACCGTCGGCATCTCCTGAATCGGCTCTCGATCCAATGACCGAGAGTTGGCGCATTCTAACGCGTGCGTCTGCCACCGCTTGATCTCGTGCAGTCCGCGGTGTGTTCGGCGGATCATTCTGGTGCGCCGACAACACGCCCGGCATTCTCGGTACAGCTATGGAGAGCCCGAGACCTGCCGCAACACAGAGAGCACCATAAATCGTACGCCTGAGAGCCATTTGAGCACCTCCGAGATGACGACCGCATACCACGTAAGTTTATTGCTGGACGACGCATCCACAGCATGGATGAGGCTCCGCGGGCGGATCCTGGCAGAGGTTATCACAGCACGGCTTTTCTCGCTTACCTTCCCACGGATCTGGATTCTGAATTGGCACTCCACCACAAGGCGGTTGTGCGGGTGCCCATTCATAGTTCGGATATGTGTCCCAGATCACGGTCCCCCGCGACATCAGTTCGTCACAGACTGTGTATCGAATATGTGTCAGGTCCCTGTCGCCGCCACAGAATGGCGCCCACGCGTAGTTGTGGTCACGATGAAACTCACCTCTCCGCAATCTTCGGATCCAACTGCGTCGGTAGTATCGTGTGCGGCACATGAATGGCTGCCGAACCAACTGGATGTCCACTCCTTCAACGTGGGACCCCGTGAGCGATTTCTGCTCCTCCTCGGAGAGCGTGTACGTGTAGCCGATCTTCTCGATCAGCCACTTCTTGAGGGCGATCGCGATGTCAACCGAATGCTCGCTCGTATTGATTTCCTTCGTCTCCCAACCCAGCGTGTCCGAGTAATGGTGCGTGATTGTGGTTGGGGGAGGCGTTTCCGGGCACGGCTCTCCATTCTCACCATACCACCCGCACGCAAAGAATGGGAGTGTCTCCCATCCATCGTGCATCGGGGTATCAGACGACGCCGTCAACAAGTACCGATCATTCCATGTAAACTGGAGCAGCTGCCACTCTTCGCATCCTGGCGGCAGAGGTTCGGTCGGCATGAATGATGCAGGATCACAGGTTCCGACGGGCTCGGCCTCGATTAATGATCCAGACATCGAAATCGCGACAAGGCTTGCAATGACAAAATGCTTCAACCCAAGCGAACTCGCTTCACGATCGGGAGCGATCGGGAGCGATCGGGAGCGATCTTGTTGTTGGTGCCATTCGAGCATTCTACAAAGAGGAAACTATCTTTGCAAGCACCAGCAAAGCGCGTTGCGCACGAAAGACTGGTCGATTTGCCGGGCATCGCGGATATCCCAAAGCGTTGCCGCTCTGAGCCATCGCGTCACCCCCCAACCCCCATGCCGGCGTGCTCCATCATGGGGCTGGCGAAGCACCCGTACCACGCCATCCCGACCACAAGCATCTCGGGATACCACGGGATTTGTTCTTGAGGCCCCGTGAGTCTCTCCCGGGGTCCCGGGAGAACCATCCGGGGCCAGGAAAGGTCCATCCGGGGTCCCGGGAGAACCATCCGGGGCCAGGAATGGTCTATCCGGGGTCCCGGGAGAACCATCTGGGGCCAGGAATGGTCTATCCGGGGTCCCGGGAGAACCATCCGGGGCCAGGAATGGTCTATCCGGGGTCCCGGGAATGGCTCATGGGGTCCCTTGAGAGTCTCACGGGGTCCCTTGAAGGCCTCATGGGGTCCCTTGAAGGCCTCATGGGACCCCAAAAATGATTCATTGGGCGCAGGGAGTGCGCGATGGGGCGACCGATCGGCCTTACTGGGCCGGGAATGGGGTTGGGGTGGCGGGTAGACATTTGTTGGGGTGATGGGGTCAGTGAATCGGCATTCGTGATTCGGCATTCGGCATTCGTGATGGAGACGACGGGCAGGACGGAGTCGAAGAATGGAGTGGCGAGCGAACCGCCCTCACCCCCATACCTCTCCCACCCTGTGCCACGAGATGGGGTATGGGCAGTCATTAAAAAGAAGACCCGCCTCGGAGAGGCGGGCCACCAAAGACAGGTCCACAACGGCAGGGCCACCACGACCACGGCGTGTTCGACGAATGCCGAATCACGAATCACGAATGCCGAATGCCTAGTGCCTCGTGCCTCGTGCCTTCTCTTACGACTTCGCCCCGTCGCCGCCGATGGACTCTCGCATCGTCGTGTCGGCCTGGATGTTCTTCATCTTGTAATAATCCATGACGCCCAGTCGCCCGCTGCGGAAGGCGTCGGCCATGGCCTTGGGGACGTCGGCCTCGGCGAGGACGACCATGGCGCGGTTGCGCTGCTCCTCGGCGCGGTGCTCCTGCTCCTGGGCGACGGCGAGGGCGCGGCGCTTCTCGGCCTCGGCCTGGGCCATCTGCTTGTTGGCGTTGGCCTGGTCGATCTGGAGTTTCGCGCCGATGTTCTCGCCGACGTCGATGTCGGCGATGTCGATGGAGAGGATCTCGAAGGCCGTCCCCGCGTCGAGCCCCGAGTCCATCACCTTGCGGCTGATCTGGTCGGGGTTCTCGAGGACGAGTTTGTGCTCATTGGCCGAGCCGATCGTCGAGACGATCCCCTGGCCGACGCGGGCGATGATGGTCTCTTCCGTGGCGCCGCCGACGAGGCGGGCGATGTTGGTCCGCACGGTGACGCGGGCCTTGGCGCGCAACTGGATGCCGTCCTTGGCGACGGCGTCGATCGTGGGGCGCGGGCCGCCGTGGGCCGGGCAGTCGATGACCTTGGGGTTCACGCTCGTCTGCACGGCGTCGAGGATGTCACGACCGGCGAGGTCGATCGCGGTCGCGATCTGCCACGGCAACTCGATCTTGGCGCTGTGGGCGGCGATCATGGCGCTGATGACGTTGTTCACGCGCCCGCCAGCGAGGTAGTGCGTCTCGATGAGGTTCGTGGGGATGTTCATGCCGGCCTTGACGGCGCGGATGCGGTTGATGACGACCGTCCGCGGATCGACGCGGCGGAACTTCATCCCCACCATGTCGGCGATGCCCACGTCGGCGCCCGAGGTCTTCGCCTGGATCCACAGGCCGAAGAACTGGAGAAGGAAGAGGAAGACGATGAGGAAGATGAGGACGACGGCACCGATGAGGACGTAGACGATGACGTCGGAGATACCGCTCCCCCCACCACCTCCGCCGC encodes:
- the floA gene encoding flotillin-like protein FloA (flotillin-like protein involved in membrane lipid rafts); this encodes MHAQSLSTRLSGSLLLVALAGALPAASALAQGGGGGGGGGGGSGISDVIVYVLIGAVVLIFLIVFLFLLQFFGLWIQAKTSGADVGIADMVGMKFRRVDPRTVVINRIRAVKAGMNIPTNLIETHYLAGGRVNNVISAMIAAHSAKIELPWQIATAIDLAGRDILDAVQTSVNPKVIDCPAHGGPRPTIDAVAKDGIQLRAKARVTVRTNIARLVGGATEETIIARVGQGIVSTIGSANEHKLVLENPDQISRKVMDSGLDAGTAFEILSIDIADIDVGENIGAKLQIDQANANKQMAQAEAEKRRALAVAQEQEHRAEEQRNRAMVVLAEADVPKAMADAFRSGRLGVMDYYKMKNIQADTTMRESIGGDGAKS
- a CDS encoding alpha-glucosidase: MDADSDAKHTHDRPALQSRAGDLAIPRSTSTRRNQRGVLVGDRVARFFPADGRDPAPFPAYLRAPEPIGPLPVGWSVRPTAARVGKVSGVEFRLPRGTSFYGTGEQAGPLLRNGRRTTLWNTDAFDYNDTSPSLYQSHPFVLCVRPDGTSVGIIVETTHRCAIDLRRPRAAFFATMGPAPACLVIERDHPQEVVEELARLTGLMPMPPAWALGYHQCRWSYESAERAESIARGFRDRKIPCDCLWLDIDYMRGFRCFTFDDKAFPNPKAFNDSLHERGFKAVWMIDPGLKVDPEYSPYAEASKRGLLITSEHGGEYHGKVWPGDCAFPDFTRADTREWWATQYSDFLAKGVDGVWNDMNEPAVFDAGEKTMPATNRHQADDDLGGPGDHARYHNIYGMQMVRATRTGIERLRPGKRPFVLTRANFLGGQRYAACWTGDNRSDWRHLRWSIPMALNLSLSGQPFCGPDIGGFVGNADADLFATWMGVGALLPFARGHSIKESVPHEPWSFGETCERICRLALERRMRLIPYLYSLFHIAATKGTPIVRPVFFDDPKNPRLRALDSAFLLGPDILVVCDLAPRGDTAANAVALASPAVTGTPSHPDSAASCASIPGVPSPVVFNRAAPAHPPQPGPSPHTQIPGHWIPFEPLDVSALAPEDAALLPRLPRLFVRKGRAIPLGPVTQFITTPVPDTITLAAAFDDRGEARCALYQDAGDGPCPPFSSSAPQPDRPELFRVSTLLVRKAEPGHEPTVTPESQAGTFGSLPGFVVRGVGG